One region of Chitinophaga varians genomic DNA includes:
- the hemE gene encoding uroporphyrinogen decarboxylase, whose product MSALKNDLLLKALRGETVSRTPVWMMRQAGRYLPDYIKLRDKYSFFERCENPELATEITVMPVDQVGVDAAIIFSDILVVPQAMGMEVQLVEKVGPLLPQPVKSAQDLQRLCVPDVHERLHYVFDALKLTKQTLAGRVPLIGFAGAPWTLLCYMVQGKGSKTFDEAKAFCYQQPAVAHQLLQMITDTSIAYLKAQVAAGADTVQIFDSWGGLLSPQDFEVFSLQYIRQIVAAMKDVCPTIVFAKGAWFALEDMAATGAHGLGIDWCIKPELARQFAGSNITLQGNFDPAKLLAPIPEIEKSVKEMLKGFGRQRYIANLGHGILPNVPVDHAKAFVETVKAHG is encoded by the coding sequence ATGAGCGCATTGAAGAATGATTTATTGCTGAAGGCCCTTAGAGGTGAAACTGTTTCCCGCACACCCGTATGGATGATGCGTCAGGCAGGCCGCTATTTACCGGATTATATCAAACTGCGTGATAAATATAGCTTCTTTGAACGCTGTGAAAATCCTGAACTGGCCACCGAAATCACCGTGATGCCGGTTGACCAGGTAGGTGTGGACGCCGCCATCATTTTCTCCGACATACTGGTGGTGCCGCAGGCCATGGGCATGGAAGTGCAACTGGTAGAGAAAGTAGGCCCCCTGCTGCCGCAACCGGTAAAAAGCGCGCAAGACCTTCAACGTTTATGCGTTCCCGATGTACACGAAAGACTGCATTATGTGTTCGATGCCCTGAAGCTCACCAAACAAACCCTCGCCGGCCGCGTGCCGCTGATCGGTTTTGCCGGCGCTCCCTGGACATTGCTCTGTTATATGGTACAAGGCAAAGGCTCCAAAACTTTTGATGAAGCCAAAGCCTTCTGTTACCAGCAACCTGCCGTAGCCCATCAGCTGCTGCAGATGATCACCGATACCTCCATCGCCTACCTGAAAGCACAGGTGGCCGCCGGCGCAGACACCGTTCAGATATTCGATTCCTGGGGCGGCCTGCTCAGCCCACAGGACTTTGAAGTGTTCTCCCTGCAATACATCCGCCAGATCGTGGCAGCGATGAAAGACGTTTGCCCGACCATCGTATTTGCCAAAGGCGCCTGGTTTGCGCTCGAAGACATGGCCGCTACCGGCGCCCATGGCCTCGGCATCGACTGGTGCATTAAACCGGAACTGGCCCGCCAGTTTGCCGGCAGCAACATCACCCTGCAGGGCAACTTCGATCCGGCCAAGCTGCTGGCGCCTATCCCTGAAATTGAAAAATCAGTGAAGGAAATGCTGAAAGGCTTCGGCCGTCAGCGTTATATCGCCAACCTCGGCCACGGCATCCTGCCTAATGTACCGGTAGACCATGCCAAAGCATTTGTTGAAACTGTTAAAGCACACGGCTAA
- a CDS encoding uroporphyrinogen-III synthase, whose amino-acid sequence MPDNVKYRVLCTRPLSGNLITEAGDHGIAIEVQDFIQIKPIANNNLLGDENMKSVLGNPDIPLVFTSAHAVKVFVDYYWHQGSTFYLIRNPFCCIDGNTKAQLQKWFPHNPILAEAPYGKDLAAAIIALGNINEVHFFCGNQRRDELPQSLRDAGVAVNEYVIYDNIPTPTVVAGEYDGILFFSPSAVKSFFSVNRLAPNTVCFAIGTTTAAQLEDYTDNKIIMAPHTDAESMVKTAIFYFNNINCYE is encoded by the coding sequence ATGCCCGATAATGTCAAATACCGCGTACTGTGTACCAGACCCTTGTCTGGTAACCTGATCACCGAAGCGGGCGATCACGGTATTGCTATCGAAGTACAGGATTTTATCCAGATAAAACCAATAGCAAATAATAATCTGCTTGGTGATGAAAATATGAAAAGCGTCCTGGGCAATCCGGATATTCCGCTTGTTTTCACCAGCGCACATGCTGTAAAAGTATTTGTCGACTATTACTGGCATCAGGGCAGCACCTTCTATCTCATCAGAAATCCGTTTTGCTGTATAGATGGCAATACCAAAGCCCAGCTGCAAAAATGGTTTCCACACAATCCGATATTGGCGGAAGCGCCCTATGGCAAAGACCTGGCAGCCGCTATCATTGCATTAGGCAATATAAACGAAGTACATTTTTTCTGTGGCAACCAGCGCAGGGATGAACTGCCACAAAGCTTAAGGGATGCAGGTGTTGCGGTCAACGAATACGTGATCTACGACAACATCCCCACTCCCACTGTGGTGGCCGGCGAATACGACGGCATCCTGTTTTTCAGTCCCAGTGCGGTAAAGAGCTTTTTCTCCGTTAACAGGCTGGCACCCAACACTGTTTGTTTTGCGATTGGGACCACCACAGCCGCCCAACTGGAAGATTATACCGATAATAAAATCATCATGGCCCCTCATACCGATGCGGAATCCATGGTGAAAACAGCTATATTTTACTTTAACAACATTAACTGCTACGAATGA